One stretch of Arthrobacter polaris DNA includes these proteins:
- the fliP gene encoding flagellar type III secretion system pore protein FliP (The bacterial flagellar biogenesis protein FliP forms a type III secretion system (T3SS)-type pore required for flagellar assembly.) yields MGGTPSSSIITLLAVTXLSVAPALLLMMTSFTKIFVVLAMARNAVGLPTIPPNQVLAGLALFLSLFIMAPTLAEINTIAVQPFLDGSIDISRAFELAGTPLREFMIPHTREADIALMTRAANRENPATPEAVPLLTLIPAFMISELRAAFIIGFVIFIPXLIIDLVVASALMSMGMMMLPPVMISLPFKILLFVLVDGWGLIITSLIQSYAGGP; encoded by the coding sequence TTGGGCGGCACACCAAGCTCCTCAATCATCACCTTGCTGGCGGTCACCNTTTTGTCGGTGGCACCGGCGCTACTGCTAATGATGACGTCCTTCACGAAGATTTTCGTGGTGCTAGCCATGGCGCGCAACGCCGTGGGCCTGCCCACGATTCCACCGAACCAAGTATTGGCCGGGCTGGCACTATTCCTATCCCTGTTCATCATGGCCCCGACCCTCGCCGAGATCAACACGATTGCTGTTCAACCGTTCCTGGACGGCAGCATCGATATCAGCCGGGCCTTTGAGCTGGCCGGAACTCCGTTGCGAGAGTTCATGATCCCGCACACCCGCGAGGCCGACATTGCCCTGATGACCCGCGCAGCCAACCGGGAAAACCCGGCTACACCAGAGGCTGTTCCTCTGTTGACGTTGATCCCGGCCTTCATGATCTCTGAACTGCGCGCCGCGTTCATCATTGGCTTCGTCATTTTCATTCCTNTTTTGATCATTGACTTAGTAGTTGCCTCCGCGCTGATGTCGATGGGCATGATGATGCTCCCACCTGTCATGATTTCGCTGCCGTTCAAGATCTTGCTGTTTGTCTTGGTGGACGGCTGGGGTCTGATCATCACTTCTCTGATCCAAAGTTATGCAGGTGGCCCGTGA
- the fliQ gene encoding flagellar biosynthesis protein FliQ encodes MNSAEVLNIAVQALWVAAKLCAPILITALVVGFAISLLQSITQIQEATLSFVPXAAAVVIALVISGHWMINEIVTFTHQLFXKIPALLAG; translated from the coding sequence GTGAATTCAGCTGAAGTCTTGAACATCGCCGTGCAGGCACTGTGGGTGGCGGCCAAGCTGTGTGCCCCAATCCTGATCACGGCCTTGGTGGTGGGGTTTGCGATTTCGCTGCTGCAGTCCATCACCCAGATCCAGGAAGCCACTTTGTCTTTTGTGCCAAANGCTGCCGCCGTGGTGATTGCTTTGGTGATTAGTGGGCACTGGATGATCAATGAGATTGTCACTTTCACGCATCAGCTCTTTGANAAAATCCCTGCATTGCTGGCCGGGTAG
- a CDS encoding flagellar biosynthetic protein FliR, translating to MNIPVELAWLEAALLAVVRATAFIVIAPPFSYNAIPLRIKGMLALGLGMAMTSRVAVGHEVSEVGPFIVAIVLEVVVGAALGFLVYLVFAAVQSAGSLIDLFGGFSMAQAFDPQSMVNGAQFTRLFQMTTLALLFASDGYQLIIGGLARSFDAIPLGGGLDLTHPVAAMVGAVSQMFLAAVQIAGPLMVVLFLADAGLGLLTRVAPALNAFALGFPLKIMLTLSLGGLVLMALGPVVAALVTTAMTQLTAVISRGG from the coding sequence ATGAATATTCCCGTGGAACTGGCGTGGCTGGAAGCTGCACTGCTGGCTGTGGTGCGTGCCACAGCGTTCATTGTCATCGCACCGCCATTTTCCTACAACGCCATCCCGTTGCGGATCAAAGGCATGCTGGCCTTGGGGTTGGGGATGGCCATGACCAGCCGGGTCGCCGTCGGGCATGAGGTCAGTGAAGTGGGGCCCTTCATTGTTGCTATTGTCCTCGAGGTTGTTGTNGGGGCGGCCTTGGGGTTCCTGGTCTACCTGGTGTTCGCCGCCGTGCAATCTGCCGGGTCGCTGATTGACTTGTTCGGCGGGTTTTCCATGGCCCAAGCCTTTGACCCGCAGTCCATGGTCAACGGTGCCCAGTTCACCCGCTTGTTCCAGATGACCACCTTGGCGCTACTGTTCGCTTCGGACGGCTACCAGCTCATCATTGGCGGCCTGGCCCGCTCCTTTGACGCCATCCCCTTAGGTGGTGGACTTGATTTGACGCACCCCGTGGCAGCGATGGTGGGTGCCGTGAGTCAAATGTTCTTAGCCGCCGTGCAAATTGCTGGCCCNCTCATGGTGGTCTTGTTCTTGGCTGACGCCGGATTGGGCTTGCTGACTCGTGTTGCTCCGGCTCTGAACGCCTTTGCGCTGGGCTTTCCGCTGAAGATCATGCTGACCCTCTCGCTGGGCGGGTTGGTCCTGATGGCGTTGGGCCCAGTGGTCGCTGCGCTGGTCACCACTGCGATGACTCAATTGACGGCGGTGATCAGCCGTGGCGGATGA